Genomic DNA from Dysidea avara chromosome 10, odDysAvar1.4, whole genome shotgun sequence:
CATTACACAGCTTCTTGACTTTCGTCAAGTTGCCCTTTTTGGCTGCCTCAAGTAGAGCCACGTTTCCTTTCAAAAGGTCAGCAAGGTCACCCTCTTTGTCAGTGACTAAATCCAGTGGTGTCTTCTTGTCCCTGTTCTGTTTAGTAGGGTCTGCACCGTGCTGTGTGTTCATGTGTGTCACATAACATATCACCATTTAAGCTGACACACCTTCAACAGTAGCTTGCACATCTCATATTTGCCCTTTGCAGCAGCCTCATGCAGAGGGGTGAATTTCCACATGTCCGTAGCATTGACATTTGCTCCATGCTGTAGTGAgcagaattgattgtgggatcaCATTTTAGGTGAGTACCTTCAATAACAATTCCGTCACTTCGTAGTGACCATAGGAACAAGCATTGTGTAAGGGGACCAATCCACTGTAAGAAAtgatgttaacatgttgtttgACAATGATATCTTTGTCCTATATACCCCTTGTCCTTGGCGTGCACATTTGCTCCATTCTGCAATAAGTACTCCACAATCTCGACACGGTTGTAGCCAGCAGCAAAATGGAGAGGTGTCGAGTTACGACCATCAGTGTCCCGGCAATTGACAATCTGTGGGGTGAGCAGTTTCTGTGAGGGAGAAGAGAAATTAAGTAACAAATCAGATAATCAAGAGTATGGGCCCGCCAATAGATTTCTGTTGTTCTAGAAATCATGAATACATGGACAGAAAATGTCTAGGTCTTTCATCAAAGCATTAGCAGCATAGGAAAGGGCCACCTACACATCggaacccacaatcactttacCTTAATCAATTCAATGTTGCTGCTCTTTGTAGCCTCCAGCAGTCTAGCCTCCACACTGATGGCTTTGGTTGGCTCCTCTATGGAAACAGGTAAACAACAGCACTTGTCATTAGATACTAACCTTGAAGTAGTTTCAACACTGACACGTTAGCCATGTCCGCCACGGTGTGTCCCTCTCGTGTCACAAGCAAGGGGTCTGCCCCATGTTGCAACAGAAATTGGCAGACATTCACCAGCCCTTGTTGAGCGGAGCGGTGTAATGCTGTCTGTCCTGACTGGTCCCTGGCATTGATCTGTGTGGAGTAGATGTGTAACCAAAGCACAGGATGGGGTGGGAGGGACATACCATACAGCCGTGCTTCACTAATATCTCAAGACAGTCCATAGCCATCTTATCAGCTGCACAATGTAATGGTGTGAACATCCTAATAGTGACACAAAGATATCCTGACtgtatgatcatgtgatccactcactgtttgtttgtagcattcACTTCAGCTCCTTTCTTGATCAATAGTTCAACCACACCTTTCCGCTTGGAGCAGTCTGATGTGATAGCTATGTGCTGAAAAGGGGGAGATGCTAGAAGGGGGCTTGCACTGATTGGACAGACTAACCAATGCAGTGTTTTGTGTTAAAGGGTGCTTGAAAGTGATTAGCTTTGCTGTTACAATTCTCTTGATTTTGGGAATGTCCCCACTTGCTGAGGCTGACAGTAATGTGTGACCTTTGAACTCGTCTGTGAACAACAACATGTTAAGagaatgaagtagccaatcagatcATCTTACAGTCAATCTTGGAATGAAGATCATTAGTTGCTGCTAGATCAAGTGCAGACTTGTTATGGCAGTTGGTCAGAGTTGGATCAGCACCGTGACACAGTAGCAACGTGCACACCTCCGACCTATGGATCACATATCAGTTCCTGACCACAGCTATTGAGATGTTACCAGTGGAGCTCTCTGGAAAACTTTTTAACACTAGTTTATATCCCAAGTATTGAAGGGTAAATCAAGTCACTACTTTAGGACCAAGTTTTTGGCCTTCTTAAACAGGTGGCTGCATTAGACAGGTCACTTTGCAGGTATAGTATCCTTAACAGGATACTGCAAGATTATGTTCACTCCCATAGATATCAAGACAGAAGGTCTGTAGTTTACCAACAATATTAAAATTTGCAGAAAAGTTTTCAGGGATACACGTTAGCAAATACTGTGTTACAATTGTAATTATTTTTACAGTTGAAGGCAAAGCCACAGAAGACCACAAAGGTTTTCCACCGTGAAAATTTTGAATTGTACAGAACCTGGACAAATTAAATtagaaaataaaacaaaacaaaaatttcTATAAGAGAGAGCAAAAACAAGTTTAAAAGGCAGTAGTCACATAACACTATATTTACAGTTTTGCAAACAACTAGGTACAACTCACCGTGACTTAGATGCAGCTTCATGTAGAGGTGTGTACTGCCATAAGTCAACAGCATTGACACTTGCACCGTGCTATAGGGTGGGGGGAAATGGCtagcacgcacgcacgcacgcatgcacacacacactacctcTAGTAACAGTTCAGCCACTTCATAGTGTCCATAGGAACAAGCATTGTGTAGTGGTACAAGTCCACTATTATGAGATAAGTGATTGGTTGAATTCAAACAGTTGCTATAGTACCTACCCTTTATCCTTGGCATGCACATCAGCACCTTGTTTCAGTAACAGCTTGACCACTGACACCCTGTTGTATCCACATGCTAGGTGTAGTGGTGTTGACTGTAACCATGACAacagtgtaaacaacatggtTTAATATTTAGGAGAAGGCAGAGTATCTAAGTACCAATATAAACATTGTGTTAAGTTGAATATGTTCAACTCATCTATTGGTGTCAGAGAACACCTGACAGGGGCAAGCCTTTATTCTGAGAAATGTTACTAACACTTGAAACTCTAACACTACAAACTCTTGCCATATTTCACACCACCTTTCTTCCATCAGCAGCGTGACAGTTAACATTTAATGGAGTCAATAACATCATCAGCTCCTCGGTGTGACCTACACGAGCTGCCTCAAGTAGGTCGTCTTTTCGATAGttacctgcaaagagatcaTGTGAGCTTGTGTTTCAGTGTAGCCACACTTCCTTCACCTGATAGCACCAATTTAGCCTGAGGGTCTGCCAGATCTTGAGGGGTTTTCCCCTCAGTATTGCGTATAATGGGATCAGCAAAGCTCTGCAGCAGCACTACATGGGATGGACAGACGGAAACATGTAAATAATGTGTTGTGTTAAGGACACATTAACCTTAGATCTCACAGACACAGCAGACCAGTGTTTTGACAAACccaaaattttttaaaaagtgaTCTTTTAAAGAGTGCTAATATGGTTGTTGACTCCTAAATATTGTGGAGAAAAATGGAGTTTCTTCACTTTAACTTTAGCATGCATTGTGCCTCCTACAGTACACCAAAAAGGATGTGTAGAGTTAACAATGAATGTAACAGGTCAAGCCCTTAgcattagccattattgagtgaAGGAATCAAGTACAGTGGTCAATAAAAGCATAAGATTTCTCATCAGAAGCATTTTAGATTGCTTCTAAGGCATGAGTGATCCTTTCATTATGAGGTCTTGATTATGTGATAGCCCATGGCAgttaggccataccaaattaatcataTGTTTCATGGACTTTTACCCTCCAGTAGTGACGCAGCAGGTCAAAATAAAAACATACAGTTGCacctgactgttatattagagtataactGACTGCTATGTTAAGATCTTTATTGCCTCAATCATGGACTTACATGTGTCGCTTGTAGCATGGGTAGTGTGTCAGTGGTTTTAGCAAGTGTGCCACAAAAGCACCATACGGCTCCTGGTGCCATGCTACTTTGTGTTGTCCTCCTCTATAATTTTTGCATGTCTGCTACAGTCGATTTAACAAAGGCACATGTCCTCCATATGAAGAAAGCGTAACAACATAGCTAAGCAAAATGGCTACTACTTCGCTTGCCATTATTTGGGGCAAACCTTTCTACACCATAAACCAAATGTAGCCATCTCAGCAAAACCACCTACTTTGAATTTCtatttattttctcagcattatctataGAGTCCAAGGAATGGGTTACCAtagtttcaccttattgttttGGAATTGTAGCAcaagacagtaggaagagcccATATGTACAGGGACTATATATGCTGAAAATAAATGACAGGAACTTGAATTTGCAACCATAACGTCTGTTTGTATTggtctacagagttgggatttggcttaaaatgttcaccattaCTTGGCAAAGTTTTAGTCCTGTAGTCACTTGTACACACCTGTAGGGTGTTTTAAATAAGAAATGATGACAGTCTTATTTATGTTtaccgcatcataaacaaatacaCATGAAACGCATATCACTGGAATACagaaaaaacaacaaaatgTTTGAACgctccatgagcaggcaaataagatggcatatatatattttagGTTTAAATTACTTGAGATTTTCTTCCCTGAGTTACGACTTGACTGAAACTTGCATATCTTTTCTATGTAGCAAGCATAATTTCACCATTAAAAATATTTAGTTTCTCTCAAAAAGTGGGTTATTGCAGAGACGATCACAGATGTCATCCTTTACTAACAAAGTAAGCACCTTTACTTGTTAGAATGGCTAAGTAGCCTACTAAACTAACTTGATAGTTATCAAACAGATTTACTACGTGTAGTTACACTTTCATTGCAGCTTCACAGTACAAATTTGTTGTGTCTGCatagtatgtgtgtgttaatGTGTGTCATTAGTAAGGGAATAATATGACACGAGCAAGATAAGCTATTTATAGCATATGTCAATCTGTTACTCCATGTACCGTATCAATCATTTGATTGTCCCATCAGCAACCAATACAAATGTTTACACTACAAATCTTTTGGATAACAACGTTATCGTTATCGTTAGGTGCATCAGTGACTATatacacaacatacatgtactgtcaacatcacatcacacagtacatacatgaAGTGAACACAACCACCACCATGTCAGATCCCAAACATAGcaaaggtgtacttcatgacttcaATAATAAGACTAGCACATTATTGAAGTCATAACTGTTGAAGGTATAGTTGTATTAATGAGGGATGGTATTTACAATCCGGCTAGCTAGGACATGTCAGGCCCTATCAAGTTGGTCATGCTTATGAACATAGACTAGAAAGAACATTAACTATTTTGTGTTCTACGAGGTGCTTTGCCACAATACAATACACCAACATATCTGAGTCTCACCACTACACTGATGTCACCCACCACCTTTACCTGGCCTCAAGCATAACATAACACCCTTAAAACACACATGTTAACTAGAGGACATGATGTATACCTACCCACCCCACACACATACTTACCAATACACACATCAATCTTCCCTTTAGAGCTAGCTTCATGTAATGGGGTATAATTCCAGTTATCTCGGGCATTAGGATCTGCACCATGTTTCAACAGCAACTGGACTACCTCAGTGTGTCCAAAGGAGCAGGCATTGTGTAGTGGCATCAATCCTCCGTCATCCTTAGCATCCACCTTGGATCCATTGTCGAGTAGATATTCCACAACCTCTTGGCGCCCAAATCCTGGAATTACATAATTCTATGAATACAGCATTGGGGAATTAATATAGAATTTGTCAATTTGTAAATGTTTTGAGTCAATAGACACCATAAACAAGCTTGACAACACGCACATATAGTTAATGATTATTAAGAAGAGATATTCTGTATAAACTATACAACCACATGGGCGACGTACCAGCAGCGAAATGAAGGGGTGTTGATTTCCGGCCTCCCGTATCCCGCGAGTTTACGGTACTCTGGTTAACCAGTTTCCTCACCACCTCTATGTTACCCTCTTTACACGCCTCGAACAAGTCAGGTTTATCAGCGATCGCCTCCGAACCTGGTTTATCCATCTCGTCCGGTTAGGCgccaaccaaccaaccaacaAAATAATTACTAGAGGCGTCTAAGTACACCGATAAGGCACGTGATACATGTCTTCATCTTTTGTCAAAAGCTGTCAGTTTATTTTACCAGTCACCGCGTTAGAGTTCGTGGATATTAATGGTGCCCAACTTATTTATGCAGGTGAATTAGACTACTTACTAAATGCATAGATGGGATTTCGTGAAgtatttacttatttctgtaaTTACACAATTAGGTATTGGTCCACGATTGCTGTTACTGACAGAAGACGGATCGTGTAGGTCACACAGTGACGTGTTAATACATCACAGTATCCATGGTATTCGATGTGATGGTGCCTTAAGCCGTGTGGCTGTGTTTGGTCAGAAAGCTGTTGCTATAGTAACTATTGACCACAAGACATTTAGGTCAGTGTATTGATGTTAtaccccacctaccccaggttgAGAAGTGCGAGTTTTATTTGACATTCATTATCCCTGGGAACAGCAAATCCCCACCTCTTATAAACCATGCATTTATACTTTCAATGCTTGTGAATTACCTGTGCAAATGTGCCTACCATGGGGACATCTTCAGGTGACAAATCTGTAGTCTAGCAAACTGGATCCTTTTCTGCATAGGGCATTATCACTTTATATAAGTACCCGCAGAAGAATATCTGGACCAAAACCTTGTGAATGTATAGATTATAATTATAGCATTATTCTAATCATAAAGGTGGCCTACCCGCACATTTTATGACTCGGAGCAAATGTTGTACCTATATTCCAGCCAAGTTCATGGAAGGTGGTCCAGACTCCCCAGACCCTAGGTGCTTATACTAAGAGCAGTTGATACAACAATCGGCACACTCCTTTTTGGAGTAATACAAAAAAAGGAAGGGAATGGGTAacctttggtggctatagttgaTTGTGTAGTTTGAGTGCAGTGAGTTTGGCAAATTTACTGAAGTTAGACACTACTCTATTATTACGTATTGTTGCTTATACTGCAAGCAATTATGCCCCTTTTGGCCTTGTGGCCTGCAAGGTAATAAATCAGTTTCTATTTTTTATTTCCACCAGGTTTTTTTGACTTTGATTGTGCTCTATCTGTATTGTGTGCGTTTCTTGTCCTTGTGCTGTATTGTGTACTACAtgtgcagtgttgggacagttactttttaaatgtaacttgttacatattacatattatttgtgaccgagcctgcaaaaatagggcatgtgggcacaactACACCTCGACACACAGcatctcatatctcagtgctgggaTGGAATACTTTTATTCTGTAGTTTGTATGTTAAAGCCAACTAATGTTTTAATACatgctgaaaattgcatggccaaGCAATAATGGAATGCGAAGTTATGATAAATTAAAGTTtggaaaagtaggcaatttttttgtgcccacatgccctatttttgcaggcctggtcacatatacaactgaactatttagttacagttacatattacccatataataaagtaactataataatattacatattatattactttgtgtccacagccttaagttgtcacgtgTGACACTAcaactttatcacgtgacatgattgcgttgttggacaatgtgcataTCTTGGTTATatgcaagaagctggtgaataagcttcatttagtaggcttcgttacttcatagtggctagacgttactcagtggattactaacgagattagtaacttcattacttaaagtaataatattacataatattagatttgttacagtaacttcattacttaggtaacgcgttacatttgcaagtaaaataacttgagttatattaccaaCTTTTATAGCTTATTTCGTTACATTACTtcattaccacaaaagtaataattattatgtaacgtgttaaGGGAAGCACCCAaatacaggctatgccttttgcTGCCATTTTGACAAACGCTGTACATAGCTCTGTTCAATCACTCTAACAGAgcttaccctaatagaacatacatttgttAGCAAAAAgatactgtgtgtgtgtatgtgtgtgtgtgtaaagttTATTGTTTAGTCTTCTAGCtctacatacactgtatgtacagtacattagcAAATTCATTTCTTTCAGTATCAACTGTGTCAAGCCAGTCACAGAATTGTCAGATTGGATCCTTGATGTGTACTGGCCGAGTACAGGCAATAATGTTGTGGGTGTGTCCTTTATTAGTGTGTTGTACTAACATGTGATACCCACCAGGTATCACATGAGCTGACATGCCATGCCCACCAAGCATCACATGAGCTAGCTGTAGTCACAGCACACAACTCCATATTAATATGGAACTGGTCAGAGGACAAGTGTAATGAAGTGATCAATAGTGAAGTGAACTGTATACTGTATCCTTAGTTCCTTacctgtacagtacatatgttaTACCAAGAGTAAAAAATAATCCTTATCATTCACTCTTGGTAATACTTAATGCAGTGGAACCTTACTATACTGCAAGAAATGTTGATGAAAGAATAAGGTGTTGACTAAGttaaattttaatttgtcaatATCGTCTAACAGTGGATGTTCAGATCTTTGATCAACATTCAAAGTTTATGAACTGTGTATTCATCA
This window encodes:
- the LOC136237218 gene encoding poly [ADP-ribose] polymerase tankyrase-2-like, translated to MDKPGSEAIADKPDLFEACKEGNIEVVRKLVNQSTVNSRDTGGRKSTPLHFAAGFGRQEVVEYLLDNGSKVDAKDDGGLMPLHNACSFGHTEVVQLLLKHGADPNARDNWNYTPLHEASSKGKIDVCIVLLQSFADPIIRNTEGKTPQDLADPQAKLVLSGNYRKDDLLEAARVGHTEELMMLLTPLNVNCHAADGRKSTPLHLACGYNRVSVVKLLLKQGADVHAKDKGGLVPLHNACSYGHYEVAELLLEHGASVNAVDLWQYTPLHEAASKSRSEVCTLLLCHGADPTLTNCHNKSALDLAATNDLHSKIDYEFKGHTLLSASASGDIPKIKRIVTAKLITFKHPLTQNTALHIAITSDCSKRKGVVELLIKKGAEVNATNKQMFTPLHCAADKMAMDCLEILVKHGCMINARDQSGQTALHRSAQQGLVNVCQFLLQHGADPLLVTREGHTVADMANVSVLKLLQEEPTKAISVEARLLEATKSSNIELIKKLLTPQIVNCRDTDGRNSTPLHFAAGYNRVEIVEYLLQNGANVHAKDKGGLVPLHNACSYGHYEVTELLLKHGANVNATDMWKFTPLHEAAAKGKYEMCKLLLKHGADPTKQNRDKKTPLDLVTDKEGDLADLLKGNVALLEAAKKGNLTKVKKLCNDGNINCTDDQGRNSTPLHLAAGYNHHEVAEYLLQHGAEVNATDKGGLIPLHNASSYGHMDIAQLLIKHGSKINVMDRWKFTPLHEAAQKGRTQLCSLLISHGADVNLKNQENQTSYDLATAEDVKALLLAAMEAAPPQSGKLPTAAKQSSTVNSGLTPAAASLLSTTDPRIEAVGVAAPVLLDTSLSAQGLSSLSVRDFLKSIQLENLAELFEREQVTMDVLVDMGREELKEIGVNTYGARHKIVKKIRELTTRGAVGPAPAPTDTMVETQLVELSRDDKDFISVTEEMQRTIREHKDKGVAGGVFKSYEIVKVERVINTKMWEKYIYRRQEIAQSNGGAANERMLFHGSAFVMSIIKSGFDERHAYIGGMFGAGIYFAENSSKSNQYVYGIGGGTGCPDHSDKSCYQCPRKLLLCRVTLGKPHESLSAFRMAHAPPGHHSVVGKPSPGGLSFSEFVIYRGEQAYPEYLVTYKIVKPS